The genomic region TGCCATTGAATTCCCATCTCAATTAGAGTAGTTGTCGTTTTACATCTGTTGGTActgtatttgaattataatctCTTTGGCATGAAACCTTTCTGATTCTGCCAATGTTCCCAGGTCTTTGGCTGGTAAACTTGCAGTATTTGCAGTCAGCAAAAGTGGAGGGTGTTAAGTTAGAAACGTCTTTTATGTCTGAGCAGGCCTCTCagtttttatcatcaattggGTTGCTTGGAGAATACTGTCCTTTACCAAGGGAAAAGGAGAAAACTTCTGCTTCCGAAGTTGGCTGCATGCATCTCGAGCTACGTCAAGGATACGACATACGTCATCAAGGTTGCCAGTTTATGCGGCCTGTTCTCTCTCTTAGGAATTTCTACCATATTGAGGAAGAAACTTTTGTTGGAGAAGACAACTTGTTGCCCTTCTGATAAAGTTGTTACACGGCGATACATTAGCACAAGGACGAAATGGCTTTGCAAAATATCGGCGAAGGGAACAAAGATGATGCCTTCTACAGGTACAAGATGCCTAAAATGATAACAAAAATTGAGGGCCGTGGGAATGGCATTAAGACCAATGTAGTCAATATGGTTGACATTGCAAAGGCTTTGGGCAGGCCTGCTTCTtacacaacaaaatattttggctgTGAACTGGGAGCTCAATCCAAGTTTGATGAGAAGACGGGGACTTCTCATGTCAATGGGGCTCATGATACCTCAAAACTTGCAGGACTTCTTGAGAACTTTATCAAGAAGTTTGTCCAGTGTTATGGTTGTGGGAACCCTGAAACTGAAATTATCATAACAAAGTCACAAATGATCAGTCTTAAGTGTGCTGCATGTGGTTTTATCTCTGAGGTTGACATGCGGGACAAGCTCACGACATTTATTCTCAAAAATCCCCCTGAGGCAAAGAAAGGATCAAAAGACAAGAAAGCAATGAGGAGGGCTGAGAAGGAGCGACTGAAGGAGGGAGAGGCAGCTGATGAAGAGCAGAAGAAACTCAAGAAAGAGGCTGCAAAGAAAAAGGGTAGTACTGGTAATACAAAATCTTCCAGCAAGAAGAAATCCCACCACTCTGATGAGGACCATTCCCCAGTCAGCAGCCAGGCTGATGAGCATGAAGCAGCAGCAGTTGCTGACGACAGTGATGATGATATCCAGTGGCAGACTGACACTTCTATGGTGGCTGCTCAACAGAAAATCCAAGAGCAGCTGAATGCTGTTACAGCCAGTATGGTCATGCTTTCAGCCAATGAGGAGAAGCCAAAATCAGGAAAGAGTTCTCCATCTAGGGAAGTGAAGCCTAATGTTGATGGACACACAAATGGCTTTAAAGCGGACAAGCCAGAGGACCAGCTGGAGGAACTTGTTGATGCAATAAAGGAGTATGTGAAGAATGGTTCCCCGGTGGCCCAACTCAAAACTTTCCTGGACTCTCTCCCGGGCATGCGCCAGGAGATAATTGATGCTTTATTTCAGGCATTGTTTGAGGGAGTTGGAAAAGGATTCTCGAATGAGgttgagaagaagaagaactaCATTGCCGCTGCCGTTCAGGAAGAGGGCTCACAACCGCTTCTGCTTCATGCAGTGGAGACCTTCTGTGGTAAAGCAAGAGCTGAGGCAGTAAAAGAGGTGGCTTTGGTTTTGAATACTCTGTATCAGAATGACTTGCTTGAGGAAGAGTTCATAGTGGAGTGGTATGAGAAGGGTTTGAAGGGTGGCAATAAAGGTTCACCTATCTGGAAATACGTTAAACCATTTGTGGAGTGGCTGCAGAAAGCCGAGGCTGAAGAGGAGTAACTGCTGATGGATGTTGGCTGTTTTactatttgagaaatttactGTTGTTTCTAGTATGCAATAACTGCGGTGAGCAGGTTATTGGGATAATAATGCCATTGGTTATGGCTTTTATGTGGTTTTTATTCCATTGCTCAGTGTTCTTAAGATGCAACTTTGAGAGGCCTTGtcttggtatttgtgttggcTTGTTCAAGTTTGAGTGTCTACCTGTGTGGTTAAATTGTAATAtcttgtttttgttgatttagttcttatttcattttaatccGGTGCTCATCTTCttcccctctttttttttttttttttttttttttttccaatttttttcttcttcccctctttttttttttttttttttctttttatccaaattttagTAGAAAGAATGCATTCCTCAATGTTACATGAAGTATTTGggaaaccaaaaaatattgtatttaacttGAGATATCAAGAAAAGACGAAGTGTAAGTTACACCTCAAAAGCATAGTCAAATTACTCCAACATGTATatctttttttggtaaaatcaTAGT from Sesamum indicum cultivar Zhongzhi No. 13 linkage group LG3, S_indicum_v1.0, whole genome shotgun sequence harbors:
- the LOC105159511 gene encoding probable eukaryotic translation initiation factor 5-2, whose protein sequence is MALQNIGEGNKDDAFYRYKMPKMITKIEGRGNGIKTNVVNMVDIAKALGRPASYTTKYFGCELGAQSKFDEKTGTSHVNGAHDTSKLAGLLENFIKKFVQCYGCGNPETEIIITKSQMISLKCAACGFISEVDMRDKLTTFILKNPPEAKKGSKDKKAMRRAEKERLKEGEAADEEQKKLKKEAAKKKGSTGNTKSSSKKKSHHSDEDHSPVSSQADEHEAAAVADDSDDDIQWQTDTSMVAAQQKIQEQLNAVTASMVMLSANEEKPKSGKSSPSREVKPNVDGHTNGFKADKPEDQLEELVDAIKEYVKNGSPVAQLKTFLDSLPGMRQEIIDALFQALFEGVGKGFSNEVEKKKNYIAAAVQEEGSQPLLLHAVETFCGKARAEAVKEVALVLNTLYQNDLLEEEFIVEWYEKGLKGGNKGSPIWKYVKPFVEWLQKAEAEEE